The following are from one region of the Sciurus carolinensis chromosome 5, mSciCar1.2, whole genome shotgun sequence genome:
- the Vsir gene encoding V-type immunoglobulin domain-containing suppressor of T-cell activation isoform X1 — translation MGVTWVPEAGGWRWGPLLLALFLAASRGLVAAFKVATPYSLYMCPEGQNVTLTCRLLGPVSKGHDVTFYKTWYRSSRGEVQVCSEHRPIRNLTLQNLRLHHWDHHAANGSQDLAQSRGVASASDHHGNFSITLRNLTLGDSGLYCCLVVEIRHHHPEHRVHGAMELQVQRGKDSPSKCILYPSSPGESENITAAALATGACIVGILCLPLILLLVYKQRQAASHRRAQELVRMDSNTQGIENPGFEASPPAQGMPEAKARPPLSYVAQRQPSESGRHLLSEPSTPLSPPGPGDVFFPSLDPVPDSPNFEAI, via the exons GTCTGGTGGCAGCCTTCAAGGTGGCCACGCCATATTCCCTGTACATGTGTCCCGAGGGACAGAACGTCACCCTCACCTGCAGGCTCTTGGGCCCTGTGTCCAAAGGGCACGACGTGACCTTCTACAAGACGTGGTACCGCAGCTCGCGGGGTGAGGTCCAAGTCTGCTCGGAGCACCGACCCATCCGCAACCTCACGCTGCAGAACCTTCGCCTGCACCACTGGGACCACCACGCCGCCAATGGCAGCCAGGACCTGGCCCAGAGCCGCGGGGTGGCGTCAGCCTCTGACCACCACGGCAACTTCTCCATCACCTTGCGCAACCTGACCCTGGGGGACAGCGGCCTCTACTGTTGCCTGGTGGTGGAGATCAGGCACCACCACCCGGAACACAGGGTCCATGGGGCCATGGAGCTGCAGGTGCAGAGAG GCAAAGACAGTCCATCCAAATGCATCCTGTATCCATCCTCCCCTGGGGAGAGTGAAA ACATCACGGCTGCAGCCCTGGCTACGGGCGCCTGCATCGTGGGGATCCTCTGCCTGCCGCTCATCCTGCTCCTGGTCTACAAGCAGAGGCAGGCCGCCTCCCACCGCC GTGCCCAGGAGTTGGTGCGAATGGACAG CAACACCCAAGGAATCGAAAATCCTGGCTTTGAGGCCTCTCCACCTGCCCAGGGGATGCCCGAGGCCAAGGCCAGGCCCCCGCTGTCCTATGTGGCCCAGCGTCAGCCTTCTGAGTCTGGACGGCACCTGCTCTCCGAGCCCAGCACTCCCCTGtctcctcctggccctggggaCGTCTTCTTCCCGTCCCTGG ACCCCGTTCCTGACTCTCCAAATTTTGAGGCCATCTAG
- the Vsir gene encoding V-type immunoglobulin domain-containing suppressor of T-cell activation isoform X2, giving the protein MGVTWVPEAGGWRWGPLLLALFLAASRGLVAAFKVATPYSLYMCPEGQNVTLTCRLLGPVSKGHDVTFYKTWYRSSRGEVQVCSEHRPIRNLTLQNLRLHHWDHHAANGSQDLAQSRGVASASDHHGNFSITLRNLTLGDSGLYCCLVVEIRHHHPEHRVHGAMELQVQRGKDSPSKCILYPSSPGESESAQELVRMDSNTQGIENPGFEASPPAQGMPEAKARPPLSYVAQRQPSESGRHLLSEPSTPLSPPGPGDVFFPSLDPVPDSPNFEAI; this is encoded by the exons GTCTGGTGGCAGCCTTCAAGGTGGCCACGCCATATTCCCTGTACATGTGTCCCGAGGGACAGAACGTCACCCTCACCTGCAGGCTCTTGGGCCCTGTGTCCAAAGGGCACGACGTGACCTTCTACAAGACGTGGTACCGCAGCTCGCGGGGTGAGGTCCAAGTCTGCTCGGAGCACCGACCCATCCGCAACCTCACGCTGCAGAACCTTCGCCTGCACCACTGGGACCACCACGCCGCCAATGGCAGCCAGGACCTGGCCCAGAGCCGCGGGGTGGCGTCAGCCTCTGACCACCACGGCAACTTCTCCATCACCTTGCGCAACCTGACCCTGGGGGACAGCGGCCTCTACTGTTGCCTGGTGGTGGAGATCAGGCACCACCACCCGGAACACAGGGTCCATGGGGCCATGGAGCTGCAGGTGCAGAGAG GCAAAGACAGTCCATCCAAATGCATCCTGTATCCATCCTCCCCTGGGGAGAGTGAAA GTGCCCAGGAGTTGGTGCGAATGGACAG CAACACCCAAGGAATCGAAAATCCTGGCTTTGAGGCCTCTCCACCTGCCCAGGGGATGCCCGAGGCCAAGGCCAGGCCCCCGCTGTCCTATGTGGCCCAGCGTCAGCCTTCTGAGTCTGGACGGCACCTGCTCTCCGAGCCCAGCACTCCCCTGtctcctcctggccctggggaCGTCTTCTTCCCGTCCCTGG ACCCCGTTCCTGACTCTCCAAATTTTGAGGCCATCTAG